A portion of the Colius striatus isolate bColStr4 chromosome 1, bColStr4.1.hap1, whole genome shotgun sequence genome contains these proteins:
- the BACH1 gene encoding transcription regulator protein BACH1 isoform X1 — protein MSLSEKNSVVFAYESSVHSTNILLSLDDQRKQDILCDVTILVEDQRFRAHKAVLAACSSYFLSRIVGQVDTDLIITLPEEITLKGFSPLLQFAYTAKLVLNKDNVSEVCKCAEFLGVRNIEESCFQFLKFKFLDFKSDQQECPGKKCCTQHCQKTIPKLCNVDVGDLEIDDEAEELLEKECIQIPDTKLCKDEESAKSSPAPQDNANQMCDPVHLERGNVASLSSQCPKYRKFQKACGNDKVHMSESSSSIKDIHVPPIATCLEKEISDNDGIQKPQESVPMQLVSKCEETQVKTEEGQEGLEKKEQSKRDSVTQNVLCRPVEKMELAAFPQNSGTPHGLNSLSFLHTCEQYGNLNFNSTQNNTVLADKTISGTGIGNDKTESQEDTPSKVNLCTGEATSAGDRSSVEREVAEHLAKGFWSDIYSTEACQIHLPPAIPKECSEPEYSGKKSECPWLGIRISESPEPCSQQTSTTLSSVNCPFISNLSTEGYSNSSEVSTGDYVQGQQQEQCPYNYVISLGEDSETDTEGDSESCSAREQECEVKLPFNAQRIISLSRNDFQSFLKMHKLTPEQLDCIHDIRRRSKNRIAAQRCRKRKLDCIQNLESEIEKLQNEKENLLKERNHILSTLGETKQNLTGLCQQVCKEAALSHEQIQILAKYSSSDCPLSFLFPERERTAPSENELAIPTCLELADGLSGVNSTDDQSSCYQIVKSMCDATCDQVQKLQPTSLRTLEKTSLVEQCGQSGGITDFCQQMTDKCTTDE, from the exons ATGTCTCTAAGTGAGAAGAACAGTGTGGTTTTTGCATATGAATCTTCAGTACATAGTACCAATATACTTCTCAGTCTTGATGATCAGAGAAAGCAAGATATTCTTTGTGATGTTACTATTTTAGTGGAAGATCAGCGATTTCGGGCTCACAAAGCTGTGCTTGCAGCTTGCAGCAGTTACTTCCTTTCAAGAATTGTGGGCCAGGTGGATACTGATCTTATCATCACTTTACCGGAAGAG ataACACTTAAAGGATTTAGTCCTTTGCTTCAATTTGCATATACAGCTaaacttgttttaaataaaGACAATGTGTCTGAAGTCTGCAAATGTGCTGAATTTTTGGGTGTACGCAACATTGAGGAGTCTTGCTTTCAGTTTCTCAAATTCAAATTTTTGGACTTCAAATCAGATCAGCAGGAGTGTCCTGGAAAGAAGTGTTGTACACAGCATTGTCAGAAGACCATCCCAAAACTTTGCAACGTGGATGTTGGAGACCTAGAAATAGATGATGAAGCAGAAGAACTTTTAGAAAAGGAATGTATTCAAATTCCTGACACAAAGCTCTGTAAAGATGAAGAAAGTGCTAAATCGTCACCTGCTCCCCAAGATAATGCCAATCAGATGTGTGATCCTGTACACTTAGAAAGGGGTAATGTTGCCAGCTTATCGTCCCAATGCCCAAAGTACAGGAAATTCCAGAAAGCTTGTGGAAATGACAAAGTTCATATGTCAGAGTCCAGTTCCAGTATTAAAGACATTCACGTGCCACCAATTGCAACTTGTCTTGAGAAGGAAATATCTGATAATGATGGCATACAAAAACCTCAGGAGAGTGTACCTATGCAGCTAGTCTCAAAATGTGAAGAGACTCAGGTGAAAACGGAAGAAGGGCAAGAGGGCCTTGAGAAAAAGGAACAGTCAAAgagagattctgtgactcagaATGTGTTGTGTCGTCCCGTGGAGAAAATGGAACTTGCTGCTTTCCCCCAAAACTCAGGTACACCTCATGGACTCaattctctgtcttttttaCATACTTGCGAGCAATATGGTAACTTGAATTTCAATAGTACGCAAAACAACACAGTGTTAGCTGACAAAACTATATCAGGTACTGGAATTGGGAATGACAAAACCGAAAGTCAAGAGGACACACCATCAAAGGTCAATTTGTGCACTGGGGAAGCCACATCAGCTGGTGATCGAAGCAGTGTGGAGAGAGAGGTAGCAGAACATCTAGCAAAAGGATTCTGGAGTGATATTTACAGCACAGAAGCCTGTCAAATACACTTACCACCTGCAATTCCAAAAGAGTGCTCGGAGCCAGAATATTCGGGGAAAAAATCAGAATGTCCATGGCTGGGTATCAGGATCAGTGAAAGCCCCGAACCTTGCTCTCAACAAACTTCTACAACATTGAGTTCTGTCAACTGTCCCTTTATAAGCAACCTTAGTACTGAAGGGTACTCCAACAGCTCTGAAGTAAGCACTGGAGATTACGTTCAGGGACAGCAACAAGAACAGTGTCCCTATAATTATGTGATAAGTTTGGGAGAGGATTCAGAGACTGACACCGAGGGAGACAGTGAATCCTGTTCAGCAAGAGAACAAGAGTGTGAG GTAAAACTGCCATTTAATGCACAGAGGATTATCTCACTTTCCAGAAATGACTTCCAGTCATTTCTGAAAATGCATAAATTAACTCCTGAACAGTTGGACTGTATTCATGATATCCGAAGACGAAGTAAAAATAGAATTGCAGCCCAGCGATGTCGGAAGAGAAAACTTGATTGCATACAAAATCTTGAATCTGAAATTGAAAAACTG caaaatgaaaaggagaacctactgaaggaaagaaaccaCATTTTATCAACTCTGGGTGAGACGAAGCAAAATCTGACTGGACTTTGTCAGCAGGTTTGTAAGGAAGCAGCCTTGAGTCATGAGCAAATACAAATACTTGCAAAGTATTCTTCCTCAGATTGtccactttcatttttattcccGGAGAGAGAACGaacagctccatctgaaaatgAGCTTGCAATACCGACTTGTTTAGAATTAGCAGATGGCCTTTCAGGTGTGAACTCTACAGATGATCAGAGTTCTTGTTATCAAATTGTGAAAAGTATGTGTGATGCAACATGTGATCAAGTACAGAAACTGCAGCCAACTTCTCTAAGAACATTAGAGAAAACTTCGCTTGTGGAACAGTGTGGACAGAGCGGTGGTATCACAGACTTCTGTCAGCAAATGACTGACAAATGCACTACAGATGAGTGA
- the BACH1 gene encoding transcription regulator protein BACH1 isoform X2 has protein sequence MGSSMQIVDNSVTIMKAGGKITLKGFSPLLQFAYTAKLVLNKDNVSEVCKCAEFLGVRNIEESCFQFLKFKFLDFKSDQQECPGKKCCTQHCQKTIPKLCNVDVGDLEIDDEAEELLEKECIQIPDTKLCKDEESAKSSPAPQDNANQMCDPVHLERGNVASLSSQCPKYRKFQKACGNDKVHMSESSSSIKDIHVPPIATCLEKEISDNDGIQKPQESVPMQLVSKCEETQVKTEEGQEGLEKKEQSKRDSVTQNVLCRPVEKMELAAFPQNSGTPHGLNSLSFLHTCEQYGNLNFNSTQNNTVLADKTISGTGIGNDKTESQEDTPSKVNLCTGEATSAGDRSSVEREVAEHLAKGFWSDIYSTEACQIHLPPAIPKECSEPEYSGKKSECPWLGIRISESPEPCSQQTSTTLSSVNCPFISNLSTEGYSNSSEVSTGDYVQGQQQEQCPYNYVISLGEDSETDTEGDSESCSAREQECEVKLPFNAQRIISLSRNDFQSFLKMHKLTPEQLDCIHDIRRRSKNRIAAQRCRKRKLDCIQNLESEIEKLQNEKENLLKERNHILSTLGETKQNLTGLCQQVCKEAALSHEQIQILAKYSSSDCPLSFLFPERERTAPSENELAIPTCLELADGLSGVNSTDDQSSCYQIVKSMCDATCDQVQKLQPTSLRTLEKTSLVEQCGQSGGITDFCQQMTDKCTTDE, from the exons ATGGGAAGTAGCATGCAAATTGTGGACAACTCAGTGACAATCATGAAAGCTGGAGGAAAG ataACACTTAAAGGATTTAGTCCTTTGCTTCAATTTGCATATACAGCTaaacttgttttaaataaaGACAATGTGTCTGAAGTCTGCAAATGTGCTGAATTTTTGGGTGTACGCAACATTGAGGAGTCTTGCTTTCAGTTTCTCAAATTCAAATTTTTGGACTTCAAATCAGATCAGCAGGAGTGTCCTGGAAAGAAGTGTTGTACACAGCATTGTCAGAAGACCATCCCAAAACTTTGCAACGTGGATGTTGGAGACCTAGAAATAGATGATGAAGCAGAAGAACTTTTAGAAAAGGAATGTATTCAAATTCCTGACACAAAGCTCTGTAAAGATGAAGAAAGTGCTAAATCGTCACCTGCTCCCCAAGATAATGCCAATCAGATGTGTGATCCTGTACACTTAGAAAGGGGTAATGTTGCCAGCTTATCGTCCCAATGCCCAAAGTACAGGAAATTCCAGAAAGCTTGTGGAAATGACAAAGTTCATATGTCAGAGTCCAGTTCCAGTATTAAAGACATTCACGTGCCACCAATTGCAACTTGTCTTGAGAAGGAAATATCTGATAATGATGGCATACAAAAACCTCAGGAGAGTGTACCTATGCAGCTAGTCTCAAAATGTGAAGAGACTCAGGTGAAAACGGAAGAAGGGCAAGAGGGCCTTGAGAAAAAGGAACAGTCAAAgagagattctgtgactcagaATGTGTTGTGTCGTCCCGTGGAGAAAATGGAACTTGCTGCTTTCCCCCAAAACTCAGGTACACCTCATGGACTCaattctctgtcttttttaCATACTTGCGAGCAATATGGTAACTTGAATTTCAATAGTACGCAAAACAACACAGTGTTAGCTGACAAAACTATATCAGGTACTGGAATTGGGAATGACAAAACCGAAAGTCAAGAGGACACACCATCAAAGGTCAATTTGTGCACTGGGGAAGCCACATCAGCTGGTGATCGAAGCAGTGTGGAGAGAGAGGTAGCAGAACATCTAGCAAAAGGATTCTGGAGTGATATTTACAGCACAGAAGCCTGTCAAATACACTTACCACCTGCAATTCCAAAAGAGTGCTCGGAGCCAGAATATTCGGGGAAAAAATCAGAATGTCCATGGCTGGGTATCAGGATCAGTGAAAGCCCCGAACCTTGCTCTCAACAAACTTCTACAACATTGAGTTCTGTCAACTGTCCCTTTATAAGCAACCTTAGTACTGAAGGGTACTCCAACAGCTCTGAAGTAAGCACTGGAGATTACGTTCAGGGACAGCAACAAGAACAGTGTCCCTATAATTATGTGATAAGTTTGGGAGAGGATTCAGAGACTGACACCGAGGGAGACAGTGAATCCTGTTCAGCAAGAGAACAAGAGTGTGAG GTAAAACTGCCATTTAATGCACAGAGGATTATCTCACTTTCCAGAAATGACTTCCAGTCATTTCTGAAAATGCATAAATTAACTCCTGAACAGTTGGACTGTATTCATGATATCCGAAGACGAAGTAAAAATAGAATTGCAGCCCAGCGATGTCGGAAGAGAAAACTTGATTGCATACAAAATCTTGAATCTGAAATTGAAAAACTG caaaatgaaaaggagaacctactgaaggaaagaaaccaCATTTTATCAACTCTGGGTGAGACGAAGCAAAATCTGACTGGACTTTGTCAGCAGGTTTGTAAGGAAGCAGCCTTGAGTCATGAGCAAATACAAATACTTGCAAAGTATTCTTCCTCAGATTGtccactttcatttttattcccGGAGAGAGAACGaacagctccatctgaaaatgAGCTTGCAATACCGACTTGTTTAGAATTAGCAGATGGCCTTTCAGGTGTGAACTCTACAGATGATCAGAGTTCTTGTTATCAAATTGTGAAAAGTATGTGTGATGCAACATGTGATCAAGTACAGAAACTGCAGCCAACTTCTCTAAGAACATTAGAGAAAACTTCGCTTGTGGAACAGTGTGGACAGAGCGGTGGTATCACAGACTTCTGTCAGCAAATGACTGACAAATGCACTACAGATGAGTGA